The following proteins are co-located in the Neodiprion virginianus isolate iyNeoVirg1 chromosome 6, iyNeoVirg1.1, whole genome shotgun sequence genome:
- the LOC124307160 gene encoding inhibitor of growth protein 3 isoform X1 encodes MLYLEDYVEMIEHLPQELRDRFTEMREMDLGVQNSMDSLEKKVKTFFSNAKKMKPSDKEAEYETIRKDYYKTLEDADEKVHLANQMYDLVDRYLRRLDQELHKFKMELEADNKGITEILEKRSLELDQPPTNSSQKENRYSFTSTRTRDSHGHSRSEKRRDSNASSVSVEKRLVIEKSSQSLPESRPASANSGPIIATTLPSAPTAIASTVGPVNYGLGHIGAGGNAIAAAASQAIAATQQMQQGRRTASLKASYEAINTGGVHAAEFSRELAGAAQTAIAAIQETTKKHKKKVNTTVPSTSVIPAAVQQPVSPPGVTATATVTDADNTDWPYDPNEPRYCICNQVSYGDMVACDNQDCPFEWFHYPCVGISAPPKGKWYCPQCTSSMKRRGGRKN; translated from the exons ATGCTGTATCTTGAAGATTACGTCGAAA TGATCGAACATCTTCCGCAGGAGCTGCGCGACAGATTCACTGAGATGAGAGAAATGGACCTGGGAGTGCAAA ACTCGATGGATAGCCTGGAGAAAAAGGTGAAAACCTTCTTTTCAAACGCCAAGAAAATGAAGCCAAGTGACAAGGAGGCGGAATATGAAACGATACGAAAAGACTATTACAAAACTTTAGAAGATGCCGATGAAAAAGTGCACTTAGCTAATCAGATGTACGATTTGGTGGATAGATACTTGAGGCGACTTGACCAAGAGcttcataaatttaaaatggAACTTGAGGCTGACAACAAAggaattacagaaatattaGAAAAACGATCCTTAGAATTGGATCAACCGCCAACCAACAGTAGTCAAAAAGAGAATCGTTATAGTTTTACTTCTACTAGAACTCGGGACAGTCACGGACATT CACGGTCGGAGAAACGGAGAGACTCCAACGCGTCCTCGGTATCGGTAGAAAAACGATtagtgattgaaaaatcgtcgcaAAGTCTTCCAGAATCACGACCAGCCTCGGCAAATTCTGGTCCAATAATTGCAACTACTCTGCCGTCCGCGCCGACGGCAATAGCTAGTACAGTTGGTCCGGTCAATTACGGTTTAGGGCATATTGGCGCTGGTGGTAACGCGATAGCTGCTGCTGCATCGCAGGCAATTGCTGCAACGCAACAAATGCAGCAGGGACGGCGAACCGCCAGTCTTAAGGCGAGCTATGAAGCCATTAATACCGGAGGTGTTCACGCGGCTGAATTTAGTAGGGAATTAGCTGGTGCTGCGCAGACTGCTATAGCTGCCATTCAAGAAACCACCAAGAAACATAAAAA AAAAGTTAATACTACAGTACCTAGTACCAGTGTGATACCAGCGGCAGTTCAACAACCCGTGTCTCCCCCTGGAGTAACGGCTACAGCAACAGTGACAGATGCAGATAATACAGATTGGCCGTACGACCCGAACGAGCCGAGATATTGCATATGCAATCAAGTGTCTTACGGCGACATGGTTGCTTGCGATAACCAGGAT TGTCCGTTTGAATGGTTTCATTACCCGTGTGTCGGAATTTCTGCGCCACCGAAAGGAAAATGGTATTGTCCGCAGTGTACGTCTTCTATGAAGAGGCGCGGTGGTCGGAAAAATTAA
- the LOC124307160 gene encoding inhibitor of growth protein 3 isoform X2 gives MDSLEKKVKTFFSNAKKMKPSDKEAEYETIRKDYYKTLEDADEKVHLANQMYDLVDRYLRRLDQELHKFKMELEADNKGITEILEKRSLELDQPPTNSSQKENRYSFTSTRTRDSHGHSRSEKRRDSNASSVSVEKRLVIEKSSQSLPESRPASANSGPIIATTLPSAPTAIASTVGPVNYGLGHIGAGGNAIAAAASQAIAATQQMQQGRRTASLKASYEAINTGGVHAAEFSRELAGAAQTAIAAIQETTKKHKKKVNTTVPSTSVIPAAVQQPVSPPGVTATATVTDADNTDWPYDPNEPRYCICNQVSYGDMVACDNQDCPFEWFHYPCVGISAPPKGKWYCPQCTSSMKRRGGRKN, from the exons ATGGATAGCCTGGAGAAAAAGGTGAAAACCTTCTTTTCAAACGCCAAGAAAATGAAGCCAAGTGACAAGGAGGCGGAATATGAAACGATACGAAAAGACTATTACAAAACTTTAGAAGATGCCGATGAAAAAGTGCACTTAGCTAATCAGATGTACGATTTGGTGGATAGATACTTGAGGCGACTTGACCAAGAGcttcataaatttaaaatggAACTTGAGGCTGACAACAAAggaattacagaaatattaGAAAAACGATCCTTAGAATTGGATCAACCGCCAACCAACAGTAGTCAAAAAGAGAATCGTTATAGTTTTACTTCTACTAGAACTCGGGACAGTCACGGACATT CACGGTCGGAGAAACGGAGAGACTCCAACGCGTCCTCGGTATCGGTAGAAAAACGATtagtgattgaaaaatcgtcgcaAAGTCTTCCAGAATCACGACCAGCCTCGGCAAATTCTGGTCCAATAATTGCAACTACTCTGCCGTCCGCGCCGACGGCAATAGCTAGTACAGTTGGTCCGGTCAATTACGGTTTAGGGCATATTGGCGCTGGTGGTAACGCGATAGCTGCTGCTGCATCGCAGGCAATTGCTGCAACGCAACAAATGCAGCAGGGACGGCGAACCGCCAGTCTTAAGGCGAGCTATGAAGCCATTAATACCGGAGGTGTTCACGCGGCTGAATTTAGTAGGGAATTAGCTGGTGCTGCGCAGACTGCTATAGCTGCCATTCAAGAAACCACCAAGAAACATAAAAA AAAAGTTAATACTACAGTACCTAGTACCAGTGTGATACCAGCGGCAGTTCAACAACCCGTGTCTCCCCCTGGAGTAACGGCTACAGCAACAGTGACAGATGCAGATAATACAGATTGGCCGTACGACCCGAACGAGCCGAGATATTGCATATGCAATCAAGTGTCTTACGGCGACATGGTTGCTTGCGATAACCAGGAT TGTCCGTTTGAATGGTTTCATTACCCGTGTGTCGGAATTTCTGCGCCACCGAAAGGAAAATGGTATTGTCCGCAGTGTACGTCTTCTATGAAGAGGCGCGGTGGTCGGAAAAATTAA